A portion of the uncultured Draconibacterium sp. genome contains these proteins:
- a CDS encoding DUF3276 family protein, which produces MESGDTKEGAKFKDSKFKQEIHSKVIRAGKRTYFFDVKSTRNDEYYLTITESKKRFGENGKFSYEKHKIFLYREDFTKFLESLQEVVDFIHDKQPEEVREEAAPVDETEEEVAAEEEKTPIKDYTSVEFEDI; this is translated from the coding sequence ATGGAAAGTGGTGATACCAAGGAGGGAGCTAAGTTTAAAGACAGTAAATTCAAACAAGAGATTCATTCAAAAGTTATCCGTGCAGGAAAAAGAACTTATTTTTTCGATGTAAAAAGCACCCGAAATGATGAGTACTATCTAACCATCACCGAAAGCAAAAAACGTTTTGGTGAAAATGGTAAATTCTCTTACGAAAAACACAAAATCTTTTTATACCGGGAAGACTTCACCAAGTTTCTTGAAAGTTTACAGGAAGTTGTTGATTTCATACACGATAAACAACCTGAAGAGGTGCGTGAAGAAGCTGCGCCAGTAGATGAGACAGAGGAAGAAGTTGCTGCCGAAGAAGAAAAGACTCCTATTAAAGACTACACCAGCGTAGAGTTCGAGGATATCTAA
- the nth gene encoding endonuclease III: MRKKELFAYIIDYFEKAMPIAETELDYGNPFELIVAVILSAQCTDKRVNQITPELLKRFPTPYKMAEVEPAEVFDYIRSCSYPNNKAKHLVGMAQKLIELFDGEVPSDVDDLQKLPGVGRKTANVIASVVYNKPALAVDTHVFRVAARIGLSTNAKTPLATEQQLMKYIPEDLVPKAHHWLILHGRYTCLARKPKCEKCGLTEVCKFYQKEVKKKLQ, translated from the coding sequence ATGAGAAAGAAAGAACTCTTTGCATATATTATAGATTATTTTGAAAAAGCGATGCCAATTGCTGAAACAGAGCTGGATTACGGGAATCCGTTTGAGTTGATTGTTGCTGTGATTCTATCGGCTCAATGTACTGATAAACGCGTAAATCAAATTACTCCGGAATTGCTGAAGCGTTTTCCTACACCATATAAAATGGCCGAAGTTGAACCGGCTGAAGTTTTTGACTACATCAGAAGCTGTTCATATCCGAATAACAAAGCGAAACACCTGGTTGGGATGGCACAAAAGCTTATCGAATTATTTGATGGAGAAGTTCCGAGTGATGTTGACGATTTGCAAAAACTACCCGGCGTCGGAAGAAAAACGGCGAATGTTATTGCTTCGGTAGTTTATAACAAACCGGCGCTGGCGGTTGATACACACGTTTTCAGGGTTGCAGCTCGTATTGGATTAAGTACGAATGCCAAAACACCATTGGCAACCGAGCAGCAGTTAATGAAGTACATTCCTGAAGATTTGGTGCCTAAAGCACATCATTGGCTTATTTTGCACGGGCGTTACACTTGCCTGGCCCGCAAACCAAAGTGCGAAAAATGCGGGTTAACCGAGGTGTGTAAGTTTTATCAAAAAGAGGTAAAAAAGAAACTTCAGTAA
- a CDS encoding acylphosphatase, producing MIQYEIRVTGRVQGVGFRYYVQQQAKLLNVTGWVRNTVDGGLMVMAQGNEPAVKTLVDYLWVGPPLSLVKSVHAAELQPIETYTNFEVRY from the coding sequence ATGATTCAGTACGAAATAAGAGTTACCGGAAGAGTTCAGGGAGTAGGGTTTCGCTACTACGTGCAGCAACAGGCCAAATTACTGAATGTTACCGGCTGGGTGCGAAATACCGTTGATGGCGGCTTGATGGTTATGGCACAAGGTAACGAGCCGGCTGTTAAAACGCTGGTTGACTACCTTTGGGTAGGTCCTCCCCTTTCGCTCGTAAAAAGTGTTCATGCTGCCGAGCTTCAGCCTATTGAAACCTATACCAACTTTGAAGTCAGGTATTAG
- a CDS encoding ABC-F family ATP-binding cassette domain-containing protein produces MKPYLQAENLSKRWGELMLFEDISFTVFEGAKVALIAKNGTGKSTLLNLLAGKDSPDEGIITLTNDVKVGYFEQIPDLNPNNTVIEEIFESDNEKIKTVKAFELAVAQNKQDEIAAISAKMDELNAWAIEVEIKQILTELKINFLEQKVEELSGGQQKRLALAKVLINQPDLLILDEPTNHLDLEMIEWLEAYLEKTKATLLMVTHDRYFLDRVCNEIIEMEDNQVYRYQGNYSYFLEKRDERIAMQQASITKAKNLMRTEIEWMRRMPKARSHKAKYRVDAFLDLKDKASQNIREDKVEMNVKSARLGKKIVELEHVSKSFPGVKLIEDFSYKFQRFEKVGIVGKNGTGKSTFLNLLTQALTPDSGTIEIGQTIKFGYYRQDGIAFDPQEKVIEAVQKIAEYIHFEDGTKMSATQMLTHFLFPPETQYNYIEKLSGGEQRRLYLCTVLMQNPNFLILDEPTNDLDIMTLNVLEEYLQSFAGCVLVVSHDRFFMDKIVDHLFVFEGEGKITDFPGNYTVYRNKVEEEEQQKARVEAKIKAETKAQAEATEKSAPAQTKKKLSYNEKREFEQLEIEIPELELQKEELENLMSSGELPHDQLYEKSLELEKVKTMLDEKELRWLELSELG; encoded by the coding sequence ATGAAGCCATATTTGCAAGCAGAAAACCTCTCGAAACGATGGGGCGAATTAATGCTGTTCGAAGATATTTCCTTTACTGTATTTGAAGGTGCAAAAGTTGCACTGATTGCCAAAAACGGCACCGGAAAGTCAACATTACTAAATCTGTTAGCTGGTAAAGATTCGCCTGATGAAGGAATTATTACTCTTACCAACGATGTTAAAGTGGGGTATTTTGAGCAGATTCCGGATTTGAATCCCAACAATACGGTTATTGAGGAAATTTTTGAAAGCGACAATGAAAAGATAAAAACGGTAAAGGCTTTCGAGCTGGCAGTGGCCCAAAACAAACAGGATGAAATTGCTGCAATTTCTGCAAAAATGGATGAGCTTAATGCCTGGGCAATTGAAGTTGAGATTAAACAAATCCTGACAGAGCTGAAGATCAATTTCCTGGAGCAAAAAGTTGAAGAGCTTTCCGGAGGGCAGCAAAAACGCCTGGCACTGGCAAAAGTTCTTATCAATCAACCCGACCTCCTGATTTTGGATGAGCCAACCAACCACCTCGATTTGGAAATGATTGAATGGCTGGAAGCTTACCTGGAAAAAACAAAAGCAACATTGCTAATGGTTACACACGACCGCTATTTCCTTGATCGTGTTTGCAACGAAATCATTGAAATGGAGGACAACCAGGTTTATCGTTACCAGGGAAATTACTCGTATTTTTTGGAGAAACGCGACGAACGCATTGCCATGCAACAGGCCAGTATTACCAAGGCCAAAAACCTGATGCGTACCGAAATTGAATGGATGCGCCGGATGCCAAAAGCCAGAAGCCACAAAGCAAAGTATCGTGTCGATGCATTTCTGGACCTAAAAGATAAGGCCTCGCAAAATATTCGCGAAGACAAGGTAGAGATGAATGTAAAATCGGCACGTTTGGGTAAAAAAATTGTGGAGTTGGAACATGTTTCCAAATCATTCCCCGGTGTAAAACTGATTGAAGATTTCTCCTACAAATTTCAACGTTTCGAGAAAGTGGGTATTGTTGGGAAAAACGGAACCGGCAAATCAACTTTTCTCAACCTGTTAACCCAAGCATTAACTCCCGATTCAGGTACAATTGAAATTGGACAAACTATAAAATTTGGCTACTATCGCCAAGATGGTATTGCTTTTGATCCGCAAGAAAAAGTAATTGAAGCCGTACAGAAAATTGCCGAGTACATTCATTTTGAGGATGGGACAAAAATGAGTGCCACGCAAATGTTGACGCACTTTCTTTTTCCACCCGAAACGCAATATAACTATATTGAAAAACTGAGTGGTGGCGAACAACGCCGCTTATACCTTTGCACTGTATTAATGCAAAATCCGAATTTTTTGATTTTGGATGAGCCCACCAACGACCTGGATATTATGACGTTGAATGTGCTGGAAGAATATCTGCAGTCGTTTGCCGGATGTGTATTGGTTGTTTCTCACGATCGGTTTTTTATGGACAAAATTGTGGATCATCTTTTTGTTTTTGAAGGAGAAGGAAAGATCACTGATTTCCCGGGTAATTACACCGTTTACCGAAACAAAGTTGAAGAGGAGGAACAACAAAAAGCCAGAGTTGAAGCAAAAATAAAAGCCGAAACGAAAGCACAGGCAGAGGCTACAGAAAAATCTGCTCCGGCACAAACGAAAAAGAAATTATCGTATAATGAGAAACGGGAATTCGAGCAACTGGAAATCGAAATTCCGGAACTGGAACTTCAAAAAGAAGAATTGGAAAACCTTATGAGTTCAGGCGAACTCCCCCACGATCAACTCTATGAAAAATCGCTTGAGCTGGAAAAAGTTAAAACAATGCTCGACGAAAAAGAGCTACGCTGGCTTGAATTAAGTGAGCTGGGATAA
- a CDS encoding pyridoxal-dependent decarboxylase: MEKRNIHMTPEQFRKEGKKIIDWIADYYEQIEDYPVLSQVKPGDIINSLPNAAPQKGESIDEMIKDLDEKIMPGITHWQSPNFFAYFNANTSFPSILGDLVSSGLGVQGMLWATSPAATEVETRVLDWLADMMKMPKQFRSTSSGGGVIQDTASTAALTAIIAARERITEFKTNENGLDKKLVAYVSSQTHSSVEKGIKIAGIGRANLRLIDVDENCSMRTDLLEQQIQQDRANGLIPFFVCGTIGTTSSTAIDPLPEIGKICKQEKCWFHIDAASLGTAMLCPEFRHLANGVELADSYSFNPHKWMFTNFDCNVFWVANRNELINTFSILPEYLRNKATESGEVFDYRDWHIQLGRRFRALKLWFVIRHYGVDGLQQLIREHVRLAATFESWINDSEDFEVVVPTTMNLVCFRHKSDDAFNLKLMNTINEAGKIFFTHTKLNGQIVLRMNIGQTHIEEKHVKNAWKIIQDTAKELESNE, encoded by the coding sequence TTGGAAAAGAGAAACATTCATATGACGCCGGAACAATTCCGGAAAGAAGGTAAAAAAATAATTGACTGGATTGCTGATTATTACGAACAGATCGAAGATTATCCTGTTCTATCACAGGTAAAACCCGGCGATATTATCAACTCATTACCGAATGCAGCGCCTCAGAAAGGCGAAAGCATCGACGAGATGATTAAAGACCTTGATGAAAAAATTATGCCGGGAATTACACACTGGCAATCGCCCAACTTCTTTGCCTATTTTAATGCCAACACTTCTTTCCCGTCAATTTTAGGTGATCTGGTTTCATCAGGACTTGGCGTGCAGGGAATGTTATGGGCTACCAGTCCGGCGGCTACCGAAGTTGAAACCCGTGTACTAGACTGGCTGGCCGATATGATGAAGATGCCCAAACAATTCCGGTCAACATCATCAGGCGGAGGCGTGATTCAGGATACGGCATCAACGGCGGCTTTAACAGCAATTATAGCAGCACGCGAACGAATTACAGAGTTCAAGACCAACGAGAACGGACTGGATAAAAAGTTGGTGGCGTATGTCTCTTCTCAAACGCATTCTTCAGTAGAAAAAGGAATTAAGATTGCTGGAATCGGGCGGGCTAATTTGCGGTTGATTGATGTAGATGAAAACTGTTCGATGCGAACCGATCTTCTTGAACAACAAATACAACAAGACCGCGCCAACGGATTAATTCCATTTTTTGTTTGCGGAACTATTGGTACTACCTCATCAACTGCCATCGATCCACTACCCGAAATCGGAAAAATTTGCAAACAGGAAAAATGTTGGTTTCATATCGATGCAGCGTCATTGGGAACAGCTATGCTTTGTCCGGAATTCAGGCATTTAGCTAATGGTGTTGAACTGGCCGACAGTTACAGTTTTAACCCACACAAATGGATGTTCACGAATTTTGACTGCAACGTTTTTTGGGTAGCTAACCGAAACGAACTTATCAATACTTTTTCAATTCTGCCTGAGTATTTACGAAACAAAGCCACCGAATCTGGCGAAGTGTTTGATTACCGCGACTGGCATATTCAGTTGGGACGTCGTTTCAGAGCCTTAAAACTTTGGTTTGTAATTCGCCATTATGGCGTTGATGGACTTCAGCAGCTAATTCGCGAACACGTTCGTCTGGCGGCAACATTTGAAAGCTGGATTAATGATTCAGAAGATTTCGAAGTGGTTGTTCCGACAACAATGAACCTGGTTTGCTTCCGCCACAAATCAGACGATGCGTTTAACCTGAAACTAATGAATACCATCAACGAAGCCGGCAAAATCTTTTTTACTCACACCAAATTAAACGGGCAAATTGTGCTGCGGATGAATATTGGGCAAACACACATTGAAGAAAAACATGTAAAAAATGCCTGGAAAATAATTCAGGATACGGCAAAAGAGCTGGAATCTAACGAATAA
- the ffh gene encoding signal recognition particle protein codes for MFENLSDRLEKSFKLLKGQGKITEINVAETLKDIRRALLDADVNFKIAKKFTDDVKVKALGQDVLSAVKPGQMMVKIVKDELAQLMGGTFTDIELKSKPAVILMSGLQGSGKTTFSGKLANMLKSKKGRHPLLVAGDVYRPAAIDQLKVLGEQINVPVYTEEGNMDPVKIAQAAIKQAKANGNDVVIVDTAGRLAVDEQMMNEIAAIKKAIDPDEILFVVDSMTGQDAVNTAKEFNDRLDFDGVVLTKLDGDTRGGAALSIRSVVEKPIKFVGTGEKVDALDVFHPDRMADRILGMGDIVSLVEKAQEQFDEEEAKRLQKKLQKNTFNFNDFLKQINQIKKMGNLKDVMGMIPGMGKALKGMDIDDDAFKHIEAIIFSMTPEERENPSVINGGRRKRIAAGSGTDIQEVNRLLKQFSETRKMMRMVSQGKNVQRMMAGMQGQGRKF; via the coding sequence ATGTTTGAGAATTTAAGTGACAGGCTGGAGAAGTCCTTTAAGCTTCTTAAGGGACAAGGAAAAATCACCGAGATCAATGTAGCGGAAACGCTGAAAGATATTCGTCGTGCATTATTGGATGCCGACGTGAACTTTAAAATTGCCAAAAAATTTACCGACGACGTAAAAGTTAAAGCTTTGGGGCAGGATGTACTTTCTGCTGTTAAGCCGGGGCAAATGATGGTGAAAATCGTAAAAGACGAGCTGGCTCAGTTAATGGGCGGTACTTTTACCGATATTGAACTAAAAAGTAAACCGGCAGTAATTTTAATGTCGGGGCTGCAGGGATCTGGTAAAACAACTTTCTCCGGAAAGCTTGCCAACATGCTGAAAAGTAAAAAAGGCCGTCATCCGCTTTTGGTTGCAGGCGACGTTTATCGTCCGGCTGCGATTGACCAGTTGAAAGTATTGGGCGAGCAAATTAATGTACCGGTTTATACCGAAGAGGGTAATATGGATCCGGTAAAAATTGCTCAGGCTGCAATTAAGCAGGCCAAAGCTAATGGCAACGATGTGGTTATTGTGGATACCGCCGGTCGTTTGGCCGTTGACGAGCAGATGATGAACGAGATTGCTGCCATTAAAAAAGCGATTGATCCGGACGAAATCCTGTTTGTGGTTGACTCGATGACTGGTCAGGATGCTGTTAATACAGCCAAAGAATTTAACGATCGACTGGATTTTGATGGTGTTGTTCTTACTAAATTAGATGGTGATACCCGTGGTGGTGCTGCATTGTCGATTCGCTCGGTAGTTGAAAAGCCAATCAAATTTGTTGGTACCGGCGAAAAAGTTGATGCACTCGACGTTTTCCACCCCGATCGTATGGCCGACCGTATTTTGGGAATGGGTGATATTGTTTCGCTGGTTGAAAAAGCCCAGGAACAATTTGACGAAGAAGAAGCCAAACGACTGCAGAAAAAGCTGCAAAAAAATACATTCAACTTTAACGATTTCCTGAAGCAGATAAACCAAATTAAGAAAATGGGTAATCTGAAAGATGTAATGGGGATGATTCCAGGAATGGGGAAAGCGTTGAAAGGAATGGATATCGATGATGATGCGTTTAAACACATTGAAGCTATCATTTTTTCGATGACACCTGAGGAACGTGAAAACCCATCGGTTATTAATGGAGGTCGCAGAAAACGTATTGCTGCAGGTTCAGGAACAGATATTCAGGAGGTGAATCGCTTGTTGAAACAATTTAGCGAAACCCGAAAAATGATGCGCATGGTATCGCAGGGAAAGAATGTGCAGCGTATGATGGCCGGAATGCAGGGACAGGGACGGAAATTTTAG
- a CDS encoding Tex family protein, translating to MQNVTIDLIARNLGLNTTQVLNTINLLNEGATVPFISRYRKERTGSLDEVQVLQIKEQNDKYAELAKRKETILKTINEQGQLTPDLKSRIEDCFDSVELEDIYLPYKPKRRTKATIAREKGLEPLAKIVMKQLERDPEFRANQFLNDEVSSVEDALAGARDIIAEWVSENERARNIVRKGFDLGAYITSKIIKGKEEEAAKYRDYFDWSEPLKKCPSHRLLAMRRGENEGFLRVSISPNEERVLENLERFFVKGNNDSSEQVALAVKDSLKRLIQPSIETELANLSKEKADAEAINVFTENLKQLLLAPPLGQKRTLAIDPGYRTGCKVVCLDEQGNLLHNENIYPHKPQEQRKMAAKKVTSMVEMYQIDAIAIGNGTASRETEAFIKKLRYNREVRVYVVSEDGASVYSASSVARQEFPQYDVTVRGAISIGRRLMDPLAELVKIDPKSIGVGQYQHDVDQKQLKSSLDSVVELSVNAVGVNLNTASKHLLTYISGLGPQLAENITTYRKENGLFESRDVLKKVPRMGPKAFEQAAGFLRIPDAKNPLDNSGVHPESYKIVSKIAKDLKCEVKDLVRNEELISKIDFKNYVTAEVGLPTLNDIKNELLKPGRDPRKPIKVFEFADGIFNITDLQVGMVLPGIVNNITKFGAFVDVGIKESGLIHVSEMADRFISDPNEIVKLHQHVKVRIKDLDIPRKRIQLSLKGVEQE from the coding sequence ATGCAAAACGTTACCATAGATCTTATTGCCCGCAATTTAGGGTTGAACACCACGCAGGTTTTAAACACCATAAATTTACTGAATGAAGGTGCCACTGTTCCGTTTATTTCGCGCTACCGAAAAGAACGCACCGGCAGTCTCGATGAAGTGCAGGTGCTGCAAATTAAAGAGCAAAACGATAAATATGCCGAACTAGCCAAACGCAAAGAAACAATACTAAAAACCATCAACGAACAGGGACAGTTAACACCCGATTTGAAATCGAGAATCGAAGACTGTTTTGATTCGGTTGAACTGGAGGATATTTACCTGCCCTACAAACCAAAACGCCGCACCAAAGCAACCATTGCCCGCGAAAAAGGACTGGAACCACTGGCAAAAATTGTTATGAAACAACTGGAACGCGATCCGGAGTTCAGAGCCAACCAGTTTTTAAACGACGAAGTGTCTTCGGTTGAGGATGCACTTGCAGGTGCCCGCGATATTATTGCTGAATGGGTAAGCGAAAACGAACGTGCAAGGAATATTGTCAGGAAAGGTTTTGATCTTGGTGCTTATATCACTTCTAAAATTATAAAAGGCAAAGAAGAAGAAGCCGCGAAATACCGTGACTATTTTGATTGGAGCGAACCGCTGAAAAAATGCCCATCGCACCGCTTGCTTGCCATGCGCCGTGGCGAGAACGAAGGATTCCTGCGCGTTTCTATTTCTCCAAATGAAGAGCGGGTGCTGGAAAACCTGGAACGTTTTTTTGTAAAAGGCAACAACGACAGTTCAGAACAAGTGGCACTTGCGGTGAAAGACAGTTTGAAACGCCTCATCCAACCATCAATTGAAACTGAATTAGCCAATTTATCGAAAGAGAAAGCCGATGCCGAAGCCATAAATGTGTTTACCGAAAACCTGAAACAATTGTTGCTGGCACCTCCGCTAGGGCAAAAACGAACATTGGCCATCGATCCGGGTTACCGCACCGGTTGTAAAGTGGTTTGCCTCGATGAACAGGGAAACCTTTTGCACAACGAAAATATATACCCTCATAAACCGCAGGAACAGCGTAAAATGGCAGCTAAAAAAGTTACGTCGATGGTGGAAATGTACCAGATTGATGCCATTGCTATTGGAAACGGAACGGCCAGTCGCGAAACTGAAGCTTTTATAAAAAAACTACGCTACAACCGCGAAGTGCGTGTTTATGTGGTAAGCGAAGATGGAGCATCGGTTTATTCCGCTTCGTCGGTGGCACGCCAGGAATTTCCGCAATACGATGTTACCGTGCGTGGTGCCATTTCTATTGGCCGCCGATTAATGGATCCATTAGCCGAACTGGTAAAAATCGACCCGAAAAGTATCGGCGTTGGACAGTATCAGCACGATGTTGATCAAAAACAATTGAAAAGCAGTCTCGATTCTGTAGTCGAGCTAAGTGTAAATGCTGTTGGCGTTAATTTAAATACCGCCAGCAAACACTTGCTAACCTACATTTCTGGTTTGGGTCCGCAGTTGGCCGAGAATATTACTACTTACCGGAAAGAAAACGGATTGTTCGAATCGCGCGACGTATTGAAAAAAGTGCCACGAATGGGACCAAAAGCATTTGAACAGGCGGCGGGTTTCCTGCGTATTCCCGATGCAAAAAATCCACTGGATAACTCAGGTGTACATCCTGAATCGTACAAAATTGTATCGAAAATTGCCAAAGATTTAAAGTGCGAAGTAAAAGACCTGGTTCGAAATGAAGAGCTGATTTCGAAAATAGATTTTAAAAATTATGTAACTGCCGAAGTTGGCCTCCCTACACTAAACGATATAAAAAATGAATTGCTGAAACCGGGCCGTGATCCGCGAAAACCGATTAAAGTATTTGAATTTGCTGATGGCATTTTTAACATCACCGATTTGCAGGTTGGCATGGTACTGCCCGGAATTGTAAACAACATTACCAAGTTTGGGGCTTTTGTTGATGTGGGAATTAAAGAATCAGGACTAATACATGTTTCAGAAATGGCTGATCGTTTTATCTCCGATCCAAACGAAATTGTAAAACTTCACCAACATGTAAAAGTGCGGATAAAAGATCTCGACATTCCGCGCAAACGTATTCAGTTATCATTAAAAGGTGTAGAACAGGAATAA
- the folD gene encoding bifunctional methylenetetrahydrofolate dehydrogenase/methenyltetrahydrofolate cyclohydrolase FolD: MNLIDGKKIAAEIKAEIAEEVKKLIDNGGKQPHLAAILVGHDGGSETYVAYKIKDCEAVGFKSSLIRYEDDVTEEELLAKVEELNNDDDLDGFIVQLPLPKHISEQKVIEAIDPKKDVDGFHPINVGRMVIGLPSFVSATPYGIVELLKRYNIETSGKNCVVLGRSNIVGRPMSVLMSQKAINATVTVAHSRTANLKEVCANADILIVAMGVPEFVTADMVKEGAVVIDVGTTRVKSDKTKSGFKLKGDVLYDEVAPKCSYITPVPGGVGPMTRTSLLLNTLLSAKKEIYN, from the coding sequence ATGAATCTTATCGACGGTAAAAAAATAGCTGCTGAAATCAAAGCGGAAATAGCAGAAGAGGTTAAAAAACTAATCGACAACGGAGGAAAACAACCTCATTTGGCAGCTATTCTGGTTGGTCATGATGGCGGTAGCGAAACCTATGTTGCCTATAAAATTAAAGACTGCGAGGCGGTTGGTTTTAAGTCGTCGCTTATCCGTTATGAAGATGATGTAACTGAAGAAGAATTACTTGCCAAAGTTGAGGAATTGAATAACGACGATGATTTGGATGGTTTTATTGTTCAGTTGCCACTGCCAAAACACATCTCGGAGCAAAAAGTTATTGAAGCCATCGATCCGAAAAAGGATGTTGATGGATTTCATCCAATAAATGTTGGACGTATGGTAATTGGTTTGCCATCGTTTGTTTCGGCAACTCCATATGGAATTGTAGAATTGTTAAAGCGCTACAACATTGAAACCAGCGGTAAAAACTGCGTGGTTTTAGGGCGCAGTAACATTGTTGGCCGCCCAATGAGTGTATTGATGTCACAAAAGGCAATCAATGCAACAGTAACTGTAGCACACAGCCGCACAGCCAATCTGAAAGAGGTTTGTGCCAATGCCGATATTTTAATCGTAGCAATGGGCGTTCCTGAGTTTGTAACTGCCGATATGGTAAAAGAAGGAGCTGTAGTTATCGATGTAGGAACCACTCGTGTTAAATCGGACAAAACAAAATCGGGTTTTAAACTAAAAGGTGATGTTTTGTATGATGAGGTTGCACCAAAATGTTCGTACATAACCCCGGTGCCGGGTGGAGTAGGACCGATGACTCGTACATCATTGCTTTTAAATACGCTGCTGTCGGCAAAAAAAGAAATCTATAATTAG
- a CDS encoding serine hydrolase domain-containing protein, which produces MKRRIYVVILVVGLAILAFKLQSFVGSEKAKEQAVPEEVFTEPEYNPVVEIENTVTRFDSLLELNLKESGTVGAAAVITYKGKIALVKCYGVRKAGEKNPVNENTVFRLASVSKTVTGVLAGILDEENIVKLDDKIVDYLPNFKLKNQEYTNQLTVRHLLSHTSGLIPHAYDLMVEDKVPLEKIIDRLDQVDITAAPGQLYGYQNVVYSIYDPVTKAKTHKSFESVMKEKVFQPFGMADASVNFEDFKNNDNKAYPHYNRGHNRYSPMRLNDRYYTTAPAAGVNASISDLGHFLCTLTDDDSEVFDYKAREAVFTPQVNSPLKRTYFRSWGRDVKDKRYSIGWRIIDYKGREIAYHGGYVLGYKAEIALCDQEDIGIAILSNSPNSATAKNIPEFLNMLFDYKDKIALEEQENEDSPENKS; this is translated from the coding sequence TTGAAGAGAAGAATTTACGTAGTTATTTTGGTTGTTGGTTTAGCAATTCTGGCTTTCAAATTACAATCGTTTGTTGGCTCAGAAAAGGCTAAAGAACAGGCAGTACCCGAGGAAGTATTTACTGAACCCGAATATAATCCTGTTGTTGAAATTGAGAATACAGTTACACGTTTTGATAGTTTACTGGAACTAAATTTAAAAGAATCGGGAACTGTTGGAGCAGCTGCCGTAATAACTTACAAAGGAAAAATTGCGCTGGTAAAATGTTATGGCGTTCGAAAAGCCGGAGAAAAAAATCCGGTGAACGAAAACACAGTCTTTCGCCTGGCCTCGGTATCAAAAACGGTTACCGGTGTTTTAGCTGGAATTCTTGATGAAGAAAACATTGTGAAACTTGACGATAAAATTGTTGACTATCTGCCCAACTTCAAACTTAAAAACCAAGAATACACCAACCAGCTTACTGTGCGTCACTTGCTAAGTCACACTTCCGGTTTAATTCCGCATGCATACGACCTGATGGTTGAAGACAAAGTACCGTTAGAAAAAATAATTGACCGTTTAGATCAGGTGGATATAACCGCTGCCCCGGGCCAGCTTTATGGTTACCAAAATGTAGTTTACAGTATTTATGATCCGGTAACCAAGGCAAAAACACATAAATCTTTCGAGTCCGTGATGAAGGAGAAAGTTTTTCAGCCTTTCGGAATGGCCGATGCATCAGTAAATTTTGAAGATTTTAAGAACAACGATAATAAAGCTTATCCGCATTACAACCGGGGACACAACCGTTACAGCCCAATGCGGTTGAACGACCGCTACTACACAACTGCGCCGGCAGCCGGAGTAAATGCAAGTATTTCAGACCTTGGTCACTTTTTGTGTACATTAACCGACGATGACTCTGAAGTTTTTGATTATAAAGCCCGTGAGGCAGTTTTTACTCCGCAGGTGAATTCGCCGTTAAAACGTACATATTTCAGAAGTTGGGGTCGCGATGTAAAAGATAAACGTTATTCAATCGGATGGCGTATTATCGATTATAAAGGACGCGAAATTGCGTACCACGGTGGTTATGTTTTGGGTTATAAAGCCGAAATTGCATTGTGCGATCAAGAAGACATTGGCATTGCTATATTGAGTAACTCGCCCAACAGTGCTACGGCGAAAAACATACCGGAATTCTTAAACATGTTGTTCGATTACAAAGACAAAATAGCCCTGGAAGAACAAGAGAATGAAGATTCTCCTGAAAACAAATCGTAA